From the Chloroflexus aurantiacus J-10-fl genome, one window contains:
- a CDS encoding hemolysin family protein: MQELLIIIALALANGLFAATELAVVSARRGRLEQRVEEGSRGAAVALQLQEDPDRFLAAVQIGITLIGTLNGVFAGATLTNQIAPWVARYEWLAPYADQVAQFLVVLLVTYLSLVLGELVPKRIALQSAESIATLMARPMSLLARISTPIIMLLSASTRFVLMILGRANVAEERVTEEDIRALVREGTETGEVELQEQQFIDRVFRFSDRAVRHIMTPRHEVEMVAADRTLGEVIDELLASGYSRFPVYEETPDQIVGIVHVRDLLLLYRKQGEQALVREAVSPPLYVPENSRASALLTTFRRSRRHMALVVGELGGIEGVVTLEDVLEEIVGEIDDEYDDATPPPIVRREDGSYLVEGSLPIDEVRTLLDVDELPEEETYRYETLAGLVISLIGQIPRAGDVVHWGEWRFEVVDMDGLRVDKVLISREPAAT; the protein is encoded by the coding sequence ATGCAAGAACTGTTGATTATTATTGCGCTGGCGTTGGCTAACGGTTTATTCGCAGCAACCGAGCTGGCGGTGGTCTCGGCCCGGCGAGGCCGGCTCGAACAACGTGTCGAAGAGGGGAGTCGTGGGGCGGCGGTTGCTCTGCAATTGCAGGAAGACCCCGACCGCTTTCTGGCAGCCGTGCAAATCGGGATTACGCTGATCGGGACGCTCAATGGTGTCTTTGCCGGGGCAACCCTCACCAACCAGATTGCGCCCTGGGTGGCACGTTATGAATGGCTGGCACCTTATGCCGACCAGGTGGCTCAGTTTCTGGTTGTGTTACTGGTGACCTATCTATCACTGGTGTTGGGTGAACTGGTTCCTAAACGGATCGCTCTGCAAAGTGCGGAGTCCATCGCCACCCTTATGGCGCGGCCAATGTCACTGCTTGCCCGCATCAGTACGCCAATCATTATGTTATTGAGTGCCTCAACCCGGTTTGTCCTGATGATCCTGGGTAGGGCAAACGTCGCCGAAGAACGGGTGACCGAGGAGGATATTCGAGCGCTGGTGCGCGAAGGCACCGAAACCGGTGAGGTTGAACTGCAAGAACAGCAATTTATTGATCGGGTCTTCCGTTTCAGTGACCGGGCGGTGCGCCATATTATGACGCCGCGCCACGAAGTGGAAATGGTCGCCGCTGACCGCACCCTCGGCGAAGTCATTGATGAGTTGCTGGCAAGCGGTTACTCGCGTTTTCCCGTCTACGAAGAGACACCCGATCAGATTGTGGGGATTGTCCATGTGCGCGATCTGCTTCTCCTCTACCGGAAACAGGGCGAACAGGCGCTGGTGCGTGAAGCTGTTTCGCCACCGCTGTATGTCCCGGAAAACAGTCGTGCCTCGGCGTTGTTGACGACGTTTCGCCGTAGTCGACGGCATATGGCGCTGGTGGTCGGTGAACTGGGCGGGATCGAAGGCGTTGTCACTCTGGAAGATGTGTTGGAAGAGATTGTTGGTGAAATTGACGATGAGTATGATGATGCAACGCCCCCACCGATTGTGCGCCGCGAGGATGGCTCGTATCTGGTAGAGGGTTCGCTGCCGATTGATGAGGTGCGCACGCTGCTCGATGTTGACGAGCTGCCCGAAGAGGAGACGTATCGCTACGAAACGCTGGCCGGTCTGGTGATCAGTCTGATCGGACAAATTCCCCGTGCCGGTGATGTTGTGCATTGGGGGGAATGGCGGTTTGAGGTCGTGGATATGGATGGTCTGCGCGTCGATAAGGTGTTGATCTCACGCGAGCCGGCTGCCACCTGA
- the tpiA gene encoding triose-phosphate isomerase, with the protein MRIPLIAGNWKMYKTVGEATTLVRDLLAGLGELSDREAIVCPPFTALAAVAALVADSPLGLGAQNLYPEAQGAFTGEVSPPMLVDIGCRYVIIGHSERRQYFGESDAFVNRKLRAALAHGLRPIVCVGESKPQRDAGQAEPIVTAQVRAALLEVPPDQMANVVIAYEPIWAIGTGDTATPADAQAMHAAIRATLAELYGSEIAATVRIQYGGSVKPDNIDELMAQPDIDGALVGGASLQAASFLRIIHYQ; encoded by the coding sequence ATGCGTATTCCATTAATCGCCGGCAACTGGAAGATGTACAAGACGGTTGGCGAAGCAACGACGCTGGTGCGCGATTTGCTGGCCGGTCTCGGTGAATTATCGGATCGCGAAGCTATCGTTTGTCCGCCCTTCACCGCACTCGCTGCCGTGGCAGCGCTGGTCGCCGATAGCCCGCTGGGGTTGGGGGCGCAGAATCTGTACCCCGAAGCGCAGGGTGCGTTTACCGGTGAGGTCTCGCCGCCAATGCTGGTTGATATTGGCTGTCGTTACGTCATTATTGGTCATAGCGAGCGTCGTCAGTATTTTGGCGAGAGTGATGCGTTTGTGAATCGAAAATTGCGTGCCGCCCTTGCCCATGGTCTGCGTCCCATTGTGTGTGTTGGCGAGAGTAAGCCCCAGCGTGACGCCGGGCAGGCCGAGCCGATTGTGACGGCACAGGTGCGTGCTGCCCTGCTTGAGGTGCCTCCGGATCAAATGGCAAACGTGGTGATTGCTTACGAGCCGATCTGGGCCATTGGTACCGGCGATACGGCAACTCCTGCGGATGCGCAGGCGATGCATGCGGCAATTCGGGCAACTCTGGCCGAATTGTACGGTTCTGAGATTGCCGCAACGGTACGTATCCAGTACGGTGGCAGTGTGAAGCCGGATAATATCGACGAATTGATGGCTCAGCCCGATATTGATGGTGCGTTGGTTGGTGGTGCTTCGTTACAGGCAGCCAGTTTTCTGCGGATCATCCATTATCAGTAG
- a CDS encoding peptidase M50: MGDAVRDFTSIDDIFSRPRDENIELLKMWAGTTLAFAIVQTGASNLLSSTFFVNLVVAAVVAGVAFVLHELAHRVVARSYGAEAHFIANDRWLLLSIAISFFGLFIAAPGAVWHRGLLTMRQSGIIALAGPVTNLVLSVLFLLLLFPVVILQPPFVDLLVTICYVGFRFNAWIGLFNMIPAGPFDGAKVLAWDWRVFAVTTAVGVGLSFLLSDDLLFTLIQTFVRLL, from the coding sequence GTGGGAGATGCCGTGCGCGATTTTACCTCGATTGATGATATTTTCAGCCGCCCGCGCGACGAAAACATCGAGCTGCTCAAGATGTGGGCAGGGACGACGCTGGCTTTTGCGATTGTGCAAACTGGCGCATCAAATCTGCTGAGTAGCACGTTCTTTGTGAACCTGGTCGTGGCGGCAGTGGTGGCCGGAGTGGCCTTCGTCCTGCACGAGCTGGCGCATAGAGTGGTGGCCCGTAGCTACGGCGCAGAGGCTCATTTCATTGCGAATGATCGATGGTTGCTCTTGTCTATCGCGATCAGTTTTTTTGGCCTCTTTATTGCAGCACCGGGCGCTGTCTGGCACCGTGGTCTGTTGACGATGCGCCAGAGCGGGATCATTGCGCTGGCCGGCCCGGTGACCAACCTGGTGTTGTCGGTGTTGTTTCTCTTGCTGCTCTTTCCGGTTGTGATCTTGCAACCACCATTTGTTGATCTGCTGGTGACGATCTGCTATGTCGGATTTCGCTTCAACGCCTGGATTGGTCTGTTCAATATGATCCCGGCTGGCCCGTTTGATGGGGCGAAGGTGCTGGCCTGGGACTGGCGGGTATTTGCGGTGACGACAGCCGTTGGGGTTGGTTTGAGTTTTCTGCTTAGCGATGATCTGTTGTTTACATTAATACAAACCTTCGTTCGCCTGTTGTAA
- a CDS encoding MFS transporter, which translates to MNPAYRTHLILSFLIDGAHVLIWTGFTIYQLTVVNMSPLQLVLVGSVLEITILLCEVPTGVIADLISRRLSIMLGFTLTGGAYLLQALVPTFPIAVLGAVIWGVGITCVSGAYDAWLADELGQEHLGSALLRGEQVARVAALCGLAGSAILGSIALGLPVLVGGCLFIIGAAYCLIAMPETHFRRAVDDERTTWHRMATTLRDGVRLVRRRPYLLRLLAVLFFFGLFSEAWDRLWQSHLVLTFDLAALTPIAPIVLLAALIGIEMLLSIAAAEVLRRRLRSDDQRQTQRLVFGFTAVMVAGLLIYGLAPHIGIAVIAFLGFSVARGLIGPLLSTWQNAQIDDSRVRATVLSLGGQSDALGQLAGGLPLGAIGNRSLRAAFVTSAILLVPNLWLLRGRPTLAAVPVLEAAELVDGSTTN; encoded by the coding sequence GTGAATCCTGCCTACCGCACACATTTGATCCTGAGCTTTCTCATCGACGGTGCCCATGTTTTGATCTGGACAGGGTTCACGATCTACCAGCTCACCGTAGTAAACATGTCACCGCTTCAACTGGTTCTGGTCGGATCAGTCCTTGAGATAACGATACTCCTCTGTGAAGTACCCACCGGCGTGATCGCCGATCTGATCAGCCGTCGACTCTCAATCATGCTCGGTTTCACGCTCACTGGCGGAGCGTATCTGCTGCAAGCGCTTGTGCCGACGTTTCCGATTGCCGTCCTGGGCGCTGTTATCTGGGGGGTGGGGATCACGTGCGTCAGTGGCGCCTATGATGCCTGGCTGGCCGATGAGCTGGGGCAGGAGCACCTTGGATCAGCCCTGTTGCGCGGCGAGCAGGTGGCACGGGTTGCAGCACTTTGCGGCCTGGCCGGTAGTGCTATCCTGGGCAGCATAGCCCTGGGGTTGCCGGTCCTGGTAGGCGGATGCCTGTTCATTATCGGTGCCGCGTATTGCCTGATTGCTATGCCCGAAACCCATTTTCGCCGCGCCGTTGATGACGAACGCACTACCTGGCACCGCATGGCAACGACCTTGCGCGACGGGGTGCGGCTGGTACGCCGTCGTCCGTATCTGCTACGGCTCCTCGCCGTGTTGTTCTTCTTTGGGCTGTTCAGCGAGGCCTGGGATCGGTTGTGGCAGAGCCATCTGGTACTCACCTTTGATCTGGCTGCGCTGACGCCTATTGCACCTATTGTGCTGCTTGCAGCGCTCATTGGCATTGAGATGCTGCTGTCAATCGCTGCCGCCGAAGTGCTACGTCGCCGCCTGCGCTCCGACGATCAGCGCCAGACGCAACGGCTGGTGTTCGGGTTTACGGCTGTGATGGTTGCGGGGCTATTGATCTACGGGCTAGCACCGCACATTGGCATCGCGGTGATCGCTTTTCTCGGTTTCAGTGTGGCACGTGGGCTGATCGGCCCCCTGCTGAGCACCTGGCAAAACGCGCAGATCGACGACTCACGGGTGCGGGCAACGGTGCTCTCGCTCGGTGGGCAAAGTGACGCGCTGGGGCAACTGGCGGGCGGGTTACCTCTGGGCGCAATCGGCAACCGCTCGCTACGCGCTGCATTTGTGACCAGTGCCATCCTCCTGGTGCCGAATCTGTGGCTGTTGCGCGGAAGACCAACATTAGCAGCAGTGCCGGTGCTGGAAGCGGCGGAACTGGTGGATGGAAGTACCACGAATTGA
- a CDS encoding iron-siderophore ABC transporter substrate-binding protein: MCAATLIDTTDALLSRYDQLDLRGLSITEIAELLRQQGAAHLSPIERIELAERLITRRRFLIGAGALALGIITGCGTQEQAAAPTAMVATTRTVVDGLGRRVEVPAVPQRVVALHDLDNAYALASLGFAPIGMGSITLGDPFERLRSLGPIPPALEQTVEVGLLYEPNLEAIASLQPDLILGTRGSHQQILDQLTAIAPTVLIDQTAGDDVLSNQRFLASLVGVEDRIDEQLARYEARIAALRERYADTLNTLEYTRIDSYGVGAEDNYLILFDLTPGTRVLTDLGARRSKTNGNVDNDPFPAISLERLADYDADVIFIGVEAGTQPEPQVLQLLSATFAGQNNQIFAVDYGVWGFRLVDALFIVLNDIEQILSSRSLNTAGDFR, translated from the coding sequence ATGTGTGCTGCAACGCTCATTGACACTACCGACGCTCTGCTCAGTCGCTATGATCAGCTCGACCTGCGTGGCCTGAGCATCACTGAAATCGCTGAGTTGCTGCGCCAGCAGGGCGCAGCGCACCTCAGCCCGATTGAACGCATCGAGCTGGCCGAGCGGCTCATTACCCGCCGTCGCTTCTTGATCGGTGCAGGGGCGTTAGCTCTGGGCATAATCACCGGCTGTGGGACGCAGGAGCAGGCTGCCGCACCAACGGCGATGGTGGCAACAACGCGCACGGTTGTCGACGGCCTGGGGCGAAGGGTCGAGGTGCCAGCCGTGCCGCAGCGCGTGGTGGCTTTACACGATCTGGACAACGCCTATGCACTGGCATCGCTAGGCTTTGCTCCGATTGGCATGGGCAGCATTACACTCGGTGATCCCTTCGAGCGGTTACGATCCCTCGGCCCTATCCCGCCAGCACTGGAGCAGACGGTTGAGGTTGGGTTATTGTACGAGCCGAACCTTGAAGCAATCGCTTCCTTACAACCTGATCTCATCCTGGGCACACGTGGCTCACACCAACAGATCCTCGATCAACTGACAGCAATCGCGCCGACTGTCCTGATCGATCAGACTGCTGGCGACGATGTGCTATCGAACCAGCGCTTTCTGGCATCGCTCGTCGGCGTGGAGGATCGGATCGACGAGCAGCTTGCCCGCTACGAAGCGAGGATCGCAGCACTCAGAGAACGCTATGCTGATACGCTAAACACCCTCGAATATACCCGCATCGACAGCTACGGTGTCGGTGCTGAAGATAACTACCTGATCCTGTTCGATCTGACCCCTGGCACCCGGGTGTTGACCGATCTTGGCGCACGACGATCAAAAACGAATGGCAACGTTGACAATGACCCGTTTCCCGCGATTAGCCTGGAGCGCCTGGCCGACTACGATGCCGATGTCATCTTCATCGGCGTTGAGGCCGGTACGCAGCCAGAGCCACAAGTTTTACAGCTATTGTCAGCGACGTTCGCCGGTCAGAACAATCAAATCTTCGCCGTCGATTATGGAGTCTGGGGCTTTCGACTGGTCGATGCACTCTTCATTGTTCTGAACGATATTGAACAGATTCTCTCTTCACGTTCGCTTAACACGGCAGGGGATTTTCGTTGA
- a CDS encoding FecCD family ABC transporter permease: protein MATVAANTSSTQTISIKRSRQMLLLGLPVCAIILGLALLSSIAFGAADIAPNDVWQALIAFNPASTEHLIIRTLRVPRAAVAALVGAALAVAGALMQGLTRNPLADPGILGIETGAALGVVSAVFFLKIGSLYLYALFAFTGAALTALAVYALGSIGRGGPTPLKITIAGAALTALLSSFTTGILIFNQRTLEEVRFWLAGSVAGRDLNLLAQASPYLICGLLLALALGRQITTISLGDEIAKGLGQRTGWVKLLTAIATVLLAGASVAVAGPIGFVGLVIPHAVRFLVGVDYRWILPYAALIGATFLVLSDVAARLIIRPTELPVGVMTALIGGPFFVYLVRWRVKR, encoded by the coding sequence ATGGCTACAGTTGCTGCAAATACTTCTAGCACACAGACCATCAGCATCAAGCGCTCGCGCCAGATGCTCTTGCTTGGCTTACCGGTATGTGCAATCATCCTCGGTCTTGCCCTGCTGAGCAGCATCGCTTTCGGCGCTGCGGACATCGCGCCTAACGATGTATGGCAGGCACTGATCGCCTTTAACCCGGCATCGACCGAGCACCTGATCATCCGTACTTTGCGGGTGCCGCGCGCGGCGGTGGCAGCCCTGGTTGGCGCAGCGCTGGCGGTGGCCGGGGCACTGATGCAGGGACTGACCCGCAACCCGCTGGCCGATCCGGGCATCCTTGGCATTGAAACCGGGGCGGCACTGGGTGTCGTTTCTGCCGTCTTCTTTCTCAAGATTGGTTCGTTGTACCTGTACGCTCTGTTTGCCTTTACCGGTGCCGCACTCACTGCACTGGCGGTCTATGCACTCGGTTCAATTGGTCGTGGTGGACCTACACCGCTGAAGATCACGATTGCCGGTGCCGCACTTACCGCACTGCTTTCATCATTCACCACCGGTATCCTGATCTTCAATCAACGTACCCTCGAAGAGGTGCGCTTCTGGCTGGCCGGCAGCGTCGCCGGCCGTGATCTCAACCTGCTGGCACAGGCGTCGCCATACCTGATCTGTGGATTGCTACTGGCATTGGCGCTGGGGCGGCAGATCACCACCATCTCACTGGGTGACGAGATCGCGAAGGGTCTCGGTCAACGCACCGGCTGGGTAAAGCTGTTGACTGCCATAGCGACCGTGCTTCTGGCCGGCGCCAGCGTGGCCGTTGCCGGTCCGATTGGATTTGTCGGTCTGGTCATTCCCCACGCGGTGCGTTTTCTGGTTGGAGTGGATTATCGCTGGATTTTACCCTATGCCGCATTGATTGGCGCCACCTTTCTGGTGCTGTCTGACGTGGCCGCACGCCTCATCATTCGCCCAACCGAATTGCCGGTTGGGGTCATGACCGCCCTGATCGGCGGACCCTTCTTCGTCTATCTGGTGCGCTGGCGGGTGAAACGATGA
- a CDS encoding IucA/IucC family C-terminal-domain containing protein — protein sequence MQPLAQTLDRIRTISEYLKPEFGIPADGNWVSVADDFVSGSPWLTSMIAAEQTRLRTTSAAIIGSTLLQNYQWPIIPTVVACYLFEQRVPDLAPANTRVHFTAEHQADALALLGGRFSALPDDPAAEHPDATIVPDRAALRDAMRTGIESHFAVVIEHICAALGCKPRGLWLNVADAVANALIWLAQQHAAFDPTQIEAEVEAVIRVPGSPLNNRQVGLIQLSYGENRQLFLRRATCCYWYKTEGGEYCLTCPHRTAEDRQARLLAYMAQKYTQQQQLVQEEVTA from the coding sequence ATGCAACCATTAGCGCAAACGCTGGACCGGATCCGCACAATCAGTGAGTATCTCAAACCAGAATTTGGCATACCTGCCGATGGAAATTGGGTGTCCGTAGCAGATGATTTTGTGTCAGGTTCGCCCTGGCTCACGAGCATGATCGCTGCAGAACAGACCCGCCTGCGCACAACATCTGCGGCTATTATCGGTAGCACGCTGTTGCAGAACTACCAGTGGCCAATTATTCCTACCGTGGTGGCGTGCTATCTGTTTGAACAGCGGGTGCCAGATTTGGCCCCTGCCAATACGCGCGTCCACTTCACTGCCGAGCACCAGGCAGACGCACTGGCTCTCCTCGGCGGACGCTTTAGCGCCTTACCTGATGACCCGGCAGCAGAACACCCGGATGCGACTATCGTGCCCGATCGCGCAGCGCTGCGGGATGCGATGCGGACAGGTATTGAGTCGCACTTTGCGGTGGTTATTGAACACATTTGCGCGGCGTTAGGTTGCAAACCGCGCGGTCTATGGCTGAACGTTGCTGATGCAGTAGCCAATGCGCTGATCTGGCTTGCCCAGCAACATGCAGCGTTTGACCCGACCCAGATCGAAGCCGAAGTTGAGGCAGTGATCCGTGTACCCGGCTCGCCGCTGAACAATCGGCAAGTTGGGTTGATCCAGCTCAGTTACGGTGAAAACCGGCAGCTTTTTCTCCGGCGGGCTACTTGCTGTTACTGGTACAAAACTGAAGGTGGTGAGTATTGCCTGACATGCCCCCACCGCACTGCCGAAGATCGGCAGGCACGACTCCTCGCTTACATGGCGCAGAAGTACACCCAGCAACAGCAGCTCGTTCAGGAAGAGGTAACGGCATGA